A part of Patescibacteria group bacterium genomic DNA contains:
- a CDS encoding MBL fold metallo-hydrolase, with translation MKITWYGQSYFKIKCQNIELIIDPYNSSIGIIPPKIKPDVTLITHNHDDHNNKDFFSAETIIIDGPGEYEINGTFIYGKEAYHDNDNGTQKGIITMYKIEDEKLKLAHLSDIGQKNLNQDQLEFLNDVDILLIPIGGKYTINSKEAIKLINDIEPRVVIPMHYKIPGLKIDLEAVDDFTKEIGLNPEITDEYKISKNDLPADEIKLVILTKQ, from the coding sequence TATTTCAAAATAAAATGTCAAAATATAGAATTAATAATAGATCCATATAATTCCTCCATAGGCATTATTCCCCCAAAAATAAAACCTGATGTTACTCTAATAACACACAATCACGACGATCACAATAATAAAGATTTTTTTTCTGCTGAAACTATAATTATAGATGGCCCTGGAGAATATGAAATAAATGGCACCTTCATATATGGCAAAGAAGCTTATCATGACAATGATAATGGAACACAAAAAGGTATTATAACTATGTACAAAATAGAAGATGAAAAACTAAAACTTGCACATTTAAGCGATATAGGTCAAAAAAATTTAAATCAAGATCAATTAGAATTTTTAAACGACGTTGATATTTTATTAATACCAATTGGGGGGAAATATACAATAAATTCAAAAGAAGCTATTAAACTAATAAATGACATAGAGCCCAGAGTTGTAATACCAATGCATTATAAAATACCTGGACTAAAAATTGATTTAGAGGCTGTCGATGATTTTACAAAAGAAATAGGTCTTAATCCAGAAATAACTGATGAATATAAAATCTCGAAGAACGACCTTCCTGCTGATGAAATAAAATTAGTTATTCTAACAAAACAATAA